From a region of the Flavobacterium sediminilitoris genome:
- a CDS encoding DUF2752 domain-containing protein → MEEYMIPCFSKTLFGVECLGCGTQRAFILILKGEFIAAFKMYPAIYTLIPFFLFISLHFIDKSRKYTSYIKWFAIINGIIMITSYLIKINN, encoded by the coding sequence ATGGAAGAATATATGATTCCTTGCTTTAGTAAAACACTTTTTGGTGTTGAATGTTTAGGTTGTGGTACTCAAAGAGCATTTATTTTGATATTAAAAGGAGAATTTATTGCTGCTTTTAAAATGTATCCAGCTATTTATACACTTATTCCATTCTTTTTATTCATTTCATTACATTTTATTGATAAATCAAGAAAATATACTTCTTATATAAAATGGTTTGCTATTATAAATGGAATTATAATGATTACTTCTTACCTGATAAAAATAAACAATTAA
- a CDS encoding CCC motif membrane protein — protein sequence MEKQKLPNEQAVMILGILSFIGCCCTNGILGLVLSAIGLYLANQSEKLYYANPEQYSLGSLNTWKIVNIVSLAISAVFVIYLIYLIATGKYAESNEKLMRMIEEMQNR from the coding sequence ATGGAAAAACAAAAATTACCAAATGAACAAGCTGTAATGATCTTAGGAATTTTATCATTCATTGGCTGTTGCTGTACAAATGGAATACTTGGGTTAGTATTATCTGCCATTGGATTATATTTAGCTAATCAATCAGAAAAATTATATTATGCAAATCCTGAACAATATAGTCTTGGCTCTTTAAACACTTGGAAAATTGTTAACATAGTTAGTTTAGCAATTAGTGCTGTTTTTGTTATCTATTTAATATACCTTATAGCAACTGGTAAATATGCAGAATCAAACGAAAAACTTATGAGAATGATTGAGGAAATGCAAAACAGATAA
- a CDS encoding zinc metalloprotease: protein MKKFLLSAAALLLMISCNNEENTITDTPEANTTAHRGCASHDVLDRQLKEDPTLASRMAEIESKIDNAITQGRIVNGVLEIPVVFNVLYRTSAENISQAQLQSQIDVLNKDFNAQNSDYNTANNPYSSVRANVGIRFVLDRVIRKSTTKTSWGTNDAMKKTSTGGIAPTSPTTKLNYWICTIGGGILGYAQFPGGSSATDGVVADSRYTGTTGTATYPFNLGRTGTHEVGHWMNLRHIWGDTTCGNDLVSDTPVHNTANYGVPAVGHRSTCSGTPLEMYMNYMDYTDDRGMYMFSNGQKSRILATFSTSGPRASFR from the coding sequence ATGAAAAAATTCTTATTATCAGCAGCAGCTTTATTGCTTATGATTTCATGTAACAATGAAGAAAACACAATTACAGACACACCAGAAGCAAATACAACTGCTCATAGAGGTTGTGCTTCTCATGACGTTCTTGACAGACAATTAAAAGAAGACCCTACTTTAGCAAGCAGAATGGCAGAAATTGAATCAAAAATTGATAATGCTATTACTCAAGGTAGAATAGTAAATGGTGTATTAGAAATTCCTGTTGTATTTAATGTTCTTTATAGAACTTCAGCAGAAAATATTTCGCAAGCGCAATTACAATCTCAAATTGATGTATTAAACAAAGATTTTAATGCTCAAAATTCAGATTATAATACTGCAAATAATCCATATAGCAGCGTAAGAGCTAATGTAGGAATTCGTTTTGTTTTAGATAGAGTTATTAGAAAATCTACTACTAAAACATCTTGGGGAACAAATGATGCCATGAAAAAAACAAGTACAGGTGGTATTGCTCCTACTTCTCCTACTACAAAATTAAACTATTGGATATGCACAATAGGTGGTGGAATTTTAGGATATGCACAATTTCCTGGTGGCTCATCAGCAACTGATGGTGTTGTAGCTGATTCTAGATATACTGGAACTACAGGAACTGCAACTTACCCATTTAACTTAGGTAGAACAGGAACTCACGAAGTGGGACATTGGATGAATTTACGTCATATTTGGGGTGATACAACTTGTGGAAATGACTTAGTGAGCGACACTCCAGTACATAATACTGCAAATTATGGTGTTCCTGCTGTAGGACATAGAAGTACATGCTCTGGAACGCCTTTAGAAATGTATATGAATTATATGGATTATACTGATGATAGAGGAATGTATATGTTTTCTAACGGACAAAAAAGCAGAATTTTAGCTACTTTTTCAACTTCAGGACCAAGAGCCTCATTTAGATAA
- a CDS encoding Smr/MutS family protein gives MMNNFEIGDKVSVIDDAIDGVVLKINNNEITITTNDDFVLTYKKEELVKINKESLTNLFSSKNVSQVLSEKAEPIKRSFTKEKKSKKEDFVLEVDLHIEKLVPSKKGLSNHEILNIQMDTAKGQLEFAIRNRMQKLVFIHGVGEGVLKSELEFLLGRYEQVSFQEASFQKYGFGATEIYIKQNIR, from the coding sequence ATGATGAATAATTTTGAAATAGGGGATAAGGTTTCAGTTATTGATGATGCAATTGATGGTGTAGTTCTGAAAATAAATAATAATGAAATTACAATAACGACAAATGATGACTTTGTTTTAACTTATAAAAAAGAAGAATTAGTTAAAATCAATAAAGAATCATTGACGAATCTATTTTCTTCAAAAAATGTTTCCCAAGTATTATCAGAAAAAGCAGAACCTATAAAACGCTCTTTTACTAAAGAGAAAAAATCAAAGAAAGAAGATTTTGTTTTAGAAGTGGATTTACACATAGAAAAATTAGTTCCTTCTAAAAAAGGATTGTCTAACCATGAAATTTTGAATATTCAAATGGATACAGCAAAAGGACAACTAGAATTTGCAATAAGAAATAGAATGCAAAAATTAGTTTTCATACATGGAGTAGGAGAAGGAGTTTTAAAATCTGAACTAGAATTTTTGCTAGGACGATACGAACAAGTGAGTTTTCAAGAAGCTAGTTTTCAGAAATATGGTTTTGGTGCAACAGAAATATATATCAAACAAAATATAAGATAA
- a CDS encoding MFS transporter — MDTNLTKTNYPALYTLITVFFFWGFIAAGNSIFIPFCKDYFSLDQFQSQLVDFAFYTAYYIGALLLFAFGNVNGKDIVGKWGYKKSIVYGLLFSALGAGAMIIAVEASVYVGMLVGLFIVALGFSLQQTAANPFAILLGNPKTGASRVNLGGGINSFGTTIGPIVVALALFGTTASVSDEQIKALELNKVVLLYIAVGLLFVAAAALFYFSKKVPSGIVSEPIEKANKALKTLIVMTILLGAMFTPIFQSYKSDEAIAIVKLEKQLNELKKNLKEAKTSEVNDIVLIENEIKTIKEPLEQERMLWLSGALLVILGGILFSYTSARKKAEGWGAMQYPQLVLGMLAIFTYVGVEVAIGSNLGELLKLEEFGSMQSSDIAPYISMYWGSLMIGRWAGAISVFNLTGTKKTIALIIVPLIAFAIILGVNIISGKDMKPLYYYVLCVFAQIMAFFLSKDKPARTLIIFGLFGVIAMLVGLFSTGIVAIYAFLAGGLACSIMWPSIFSLSIIGLGKYTSQGSAFLIMMILGGGIIPPIQGKLSDIIGIHQSYIVAVICFAYLTLFAVLVKGILKKQNIDVDVIETEASH; from the coding sequence ATGGATACTAATCTTACAAAAACCAATTATCCTGCTTTATATACACTTATTACGGTTTTCTTTTTTTGGGGATTTATAGCGGCAGGAAATAGTATTTTTATTCCATTTTGTAAAGATTATTTTTCGTTAGATCAATTTCAATCTCAATTAGTAGATTTTGCATTTTATACAGCTTATTATATTGGAGCTTTGTTGTTATTTGCTTTTGGAAATGTAAATGGAAAAGATATAGTAGGGAAATGGGGTTATAAAAAAAGTATTGTTTATGGTTTGTTATTTTCAGCATTAGGAGCAGGAGCTATGATTATTGCTGTAGAAGCAAGTGTTTATGTAGGAATGTTGGTAGGATTATTTATAGTAGCTCTTGGTTTTTCACTACAACAAACAGCAGCAAATCCGTTTGCAATTTTATTAGGAAACCCAAAAACAGGTGCTAGTAGAGTAAATCTTGGTGGCGGAATTAACTCATTTGGAACTACTATTGGACCAATAGTTGTTGCTTTAGCATTGTTTGGAACTACAGCTTCAGTCTCAGATGAGCAAATTAAAGCTTTAGAGTTAAATAAAGTAGTGTTATTATATATAGCAGTCGGGCTTTTATTTGTTGCAGCAGCAGCATTGTTTTATTTTTCTAAAAAAGTACCAAGTGGAATTGTTAGTGAACCAATAGAAAAAGCGAATAAAGCATTAAAAACTTTAATTGTTATGACTATTTTATTGGGAGCTATGTTTACACCAATATTTCAAAGTTATAAAAGTGATGAAGCGATAGCTATTGTTAAATTGGAAAAACAATTAAACGAATTAAAGAAAAACTTAAAAGAAGCTAAAACGAGTGAAGTTAATGACATTGTTTTAATAGAAAATGAAATAAAAACGATTAAAGAGCCATTAGAACAAGAAAGAATGTTATGGCTTTCGGGTGCTTTATTAGTTATTTTGGGAGGCATATTATTTTCTTATACATCTGCAAGAAAAAAAGCAGAAGGTTGGGGTGCTATGCAATATCCTCAATTAGTATTGGGAATGTTAGCAATCTTTACCTATGTTGGAGTAGAAGTAGCTATTGGAAGTAATTTAGGAGAACTATTAAAATTAGAGGAGTTTGGAAGCATGCAATCGTCAGATATTGCTCCTTATATTTCTATGTATTGGGGAAGTTTAATGATTGGTCGTTGGGCTGGAGCAATAAGTGTTTTTAATTTAACAGGAACTAAAAAAACGATCGCATTGATAATTGTTCCTTTAATTGCATTTGCAATAATTTTAGGTGTTAATATTATTTCAGGAAAAGATATGAAACCATTGTATTATTATGTTTTATGTGTTTTTGCTCAGATTATGGCTTTCTTTTTAAGTAAAGACAAACCAGCTCGTACTTTAATTATCTTTGGACTATTTGGTGTTATAGCTATGTTAGTTGGACTTTTTTCAACAGGAATTGTTGCAATTTATGCTTTTCTAGCAGGTGGATTAGCATGTAGTATTATGTGGCCATCGATCTTTAGTTTATCAATTATTGGATTAGGAAAATATACATCGCAAGGATCTGCTTTTTTAATTATGATGATTTTAGGAGGAGGAATTATACCTCCTATCCAAGGAAAATTATCTGATATTATAGGAATTCATCAATCTTATATTGTAGCTGTTATTTGCTTTGCATATTTAACATTATTTGCTGTTTTAGTAAAAGGGATTTTGAAAAAACAAAACATTGATGTTGATGTAATAGAAACTGAAGCTAGTCATTAA
- a CDS encoding lipopolysaccharide biosynthesis protein — protein sequence MGIVINQSIKNTIITYIGFAIGALNTLFMYVQFLGDTYYGLVGYILSAANIMMPLMAFGVHNTLVKFYNEFETEKQKSQFLTFILFLPFILIIPFSLIGYFGYHQIASLLSKKNFIVYDYVWQIPVIALCMGYFEIFYAWVKVHLQSVFGNFIKEVFLRILITISLLAVYYNFITPIQFVFALMGIYLTMTIIMKLYALRVKMPSFQLVIPKNVKAIIWYCIFIILSGSVANLLLEIDKFMLNFYIKIENIAYYSVAIFIATVIAVPSRAMHQITYPITAKLMSENKHDDLNNLYKKTSITLQIIGGLIFIGIILNIHELYKIMPADYSEGIFVVFVIGLSKYFDLILGNNNAIIFNSKYFSAVLILGLLLIGVTISLNIVFIPKFGIKGAAFATLISITLYSLSKLLFVVFKMKLYPFTIATLKSFALLIVTFVLFYFWDFGFNPVLNIVLKSILITAFYLGLSYYLKLSSDINYIINSVFKKIRN from the coding sequence ATGGGAATAGTAATTAATCAATCTATAAAAAACACTATAATAACTTACATTGGTTTTGCTATTGGAGCATTGAATACCTTGTTTATGTATGTGCAATTCCTTGGTGATACATATTATGGTTTAGTGGGATACATTCTTTCAGCAGCTAATATAATGATGCCTTTAATGGCTTTTGGAGTACATAATACATTAGTTAAATTTTATAACGAATTTGAAACTGAAAAACAAAAATCGCAGTTTCTTACCTTCATTTTGTTTTTACCTTTTATTTTAATTATTCCATTTTCATTAATTGGGTATTTTGGATATCATCAAATAGCTTCACTTTTATCTAAAAAGAATTTTATAGTTTATGATTATGTATGGCAAATTCCAGTAATCGCTTTATGTATGGGCTATTTTGAAATTTTTTATGCTTGGGTAAAAGTACATTTGCAATCTGTTTTTGGGAATTTTATTAAAGAAGTTTTCCTTCGAATATTAATTACAATATCACTTTTGGCTGTTTATTATAATTTTATAACACCTATTCAATTTGTATTTGCTTTAATGGGAATTTATCTAACAATGACAATTATAATGAAGTTATATGCTTTAAGAGTTAAAATGCCTTCATTTCAATTGGTTATTCCAAAAAATGTAAAAGCAATTATTTGGTATTGTATCTTTATTATTTTATCTGGAAGTGTAGCAAATTTACTATTAGAAATTGATAAGTTTATGTTGAATTTCTATATTAAAATTGAAAATATAGCATATTATTCGGTAGCCATTTTTATCGCAACAGTCATTGCAGTTCCAAGTAGAGCAATGCACCAAATTACTTATCCAATTACAGCAAAATTAATGAGTGAAAATAAACACGATGATTTAAATAATTTATATAAAAAAACATCTATAACCTTGCAAATTATAGGTGGTCTTATATTTATAGGCATCATTCTTAATATTCATGAATTATATAAAATAATGCCTGCTGATTATTCTGAAGGTATTTTTGTGGTTTTTGTAATAGGATTATCTAAATATTTCGATTTAATTTTAGGGAATAATAATGCCATTATTTTTAATTCTAAATATTTTAGTGCGGTTTTAATTTTAGGGTTATTATTGATAGGTGTTACAATTTCACTAAATATAGTTTTTATTCCAAAATTCGGAATAAAAGGAGCTGCTTTTGCTACATTAATTTCAATAACATTATATAGTTTATCAAAATTACTTTTTGTTGTTTTTAAAATGAAGTTGTATCCATTTACAATAGCTACTCTTAAATCGTTTGCTCTTTTAATAGTCACTTTTGTATTGTTTTATTTTTGGGATTTCGGATTTAATCCTGTTTTAAATATCGTATTAAAATCAATTTTAATAACCGCTTTTTATTTAGGATTATCATACTATTTGAAATTATCTTCAGATATAAATTATATTATAAATAGTGTTTTTAAGAAAATTAGAAATTAA
- a CDS encoding T9SS type A sorting domain-containing protein, giving the protein MKNFIKFWITVLFVGQSYGQEIEKNDEFFGIIENTNLSIEEIEKIGNARFKKDETGKTTVDTGRGSGYKQFQRFLYERYFHLNEGGYLVSPVVEQENYSRAVTDPENLLKAAAGTWTNDGPYSWNRTSGWNPGNGRLTTMAIHPSYPNTIYVGSPGGGVWKTTNGGSSWQPLTDYNSSWMNIYSLAIDPANANIIYAGTSSGVIFKSTNGGSSWSNLGTGPSGNIKKIVVHPSNSSIVFACAANGLWRSTNSGLTWTVTTGTQNLRTEDVEFKPGNPNTMYASGDYIWLSTDNGQTWQRLDSTHGISDFRSRILLAVTPNNPNVVYAVQASSNRNTFGKLYRSTNSGASYSTMVTGNTTGKNYFGYNTNGIDTRGQAYYDMAICVSPSNYNEVHIGGIITWKSTNGGTSFTATTEWSLPNSTGYNHADIHGLEFMGNTLYSLSDGGIYKSTNNASDWINISNGLSIRQFYRMGSSATDSNIYTGGAQDNGSVAKNASGYRDWLGADGMEGMVAPNNPNYIYGTSQNGQLYSSSNGGSTRSTLFNMGTYGGAWVTPFVMHPTSNSIIYSGANGIYKSTNGGSSFSKISGTSVVGTVSDLALSPSNPSVIYGCVGTKIYYSNNDGTNWYTYTSPKGSVTDIAVDPNLSNVIYYTTNNATTTGGRVFKLDVNTATTTDISGTLPKIAFRSIAIESTTGKIYAAGNIGVYASANNGTSWTNITYNLPSVAINEIDIQKSTGKLRVATYGRGIWTYSLSAKVASKLSSEDDIKIIDNIDTERNIFPNPATNNLNINIAKYDNIATIIISDIHGRVVNRIDNLTKLTNDILEVDITTYEKGVYIIQFYDSNGVLDSAKFLKE; this is encoded by the coding sequence ATGAAAAACTTTATTAAATTTTGGATTACAGTCTTGTTTGTAGGCCAGTCTTATGGTCAGGAAATTGAAAAAAATGATGAATTTTTTGGAATAATAGAAAACACAAATTTATCTATTGAAGAAATTGAGAAAATTGGGAATGCTCGATTTAAAAAGGATGAAACAGGTAAAACAACTGTAGATACTGGTCGTGGAAGTGGGTATAAACAATTTCAACGATTTTTATATGAGCGTTATTTCCATTTAAATGAAGGTGGATATTTAGTTTCACCTGTTGTAGAACAAGAAAACTATTCAAGAGCAGTTACTGATCCAGAAAACCTTTTAAAAGCAGCAGCAGGAACATGGACAAATGATGGACCTTATAGTTGGAATAGAACATCTGGTTGGAATCCAGGAAATGGAAGATTAACCACAATGGCTATTCATCCTTCTTATCCAAATACTATCTATGTAGGTTCTCCTGGAGGAGGAGTTTGGAAAACAACAAATGGAGGAAGTTCTTGGCAGCCATTAACAGATTACAACTCTTCATGGATGAATATTTATTCTTTAGCAATTGATCCAGCAAATGCAAATATTATTTATGCAGGAACATCGAGTGGCGTTATTTTTAAATCTACAAATGGAGGATCTAGTTGGTCTAATTTAGGAACTGGTCCTAGCGGTAATATTAAAAAAATAGTAGTTCATCCATCAAACTCAAGCATTGTATTTGCATGTGCAGCAAATGGATTATGGCGTTCTACAAACAGTGGATTAACTTGGACAGTGACAACAGGAACTCAAAATTTACGAACAGAAGATGTAGAGTTTAAGCCTGGAAATCCAAATACAATGTATGCTTCAGGAGACTATATTTGGTTGTCTACAGACAATGGTCAAACATGGCAAAGACTCGATTCTACACATGGAATTTCAGATTTTAGAAGTAGAATCCTTTTAGCAGTTACACCAAATAATCCAAATGTTGTTTATGCTGTTCAGGCAAGTTCAAATAGAAACACTTTTGGTAAACTATATAGATCTACAAATAGCGGAGCTAGTTATTCAACAATGGTTACAGGAAATACAACTGGAAAAAACTATTTTGGATACAATACAAATGGTATTGATACTAGAGGTCAAGCTTATTATGATATGGCAATTTGTGTTTCTCCATCTAATTATAATGAAGTTCATATAGGTGGGATTATTACATGGAAATCAACTAATGGAGGAACTTCGTTTACAGCTACTACAGAGTGGAGTTTACCAAATTCAACAGGATATAATCATGCAGATATACATGGTTTAGAATTTATGGGAAATACTTTATACTCATTATCTGATGGAGGTATTTATAAAAGTACAAATAATGCTAGCGATTGGATTAATATTTCAAACGGACTTTCTATTAGACAATTTTATAGAATGGGAAGTTCTGCTACCGATTCAAATATTTATACTGGTGGAGCACAAGATAATGGTTCAGTAGCCAAAAATGCATCAGGTTATAGAGATTGGTTAGGTGCAGATGGAATGGAAGGAATGGTAGCTCCTAATAATCCAAATTATATATATGGAACCTCTCAAAACGGGCAATTGTATTCTTCAAGTAATGGAGGTTCAACAAGGAGTACTTTATTTAATATGGGAACATATGGAGGTGCTTGGGTAACTCCTTTTGTAATGCATCCAACAAGTAATTCTATAATTTATTCAGGAGCAAATGGTATTTATAAATCGACAAATGGAGGAAGTAGTTTTAGTAAAATTTCAGGAACTAGCGTTGTAGGAACAGTATCTGATTTAGCATTGTCTCCATCTAATCCTTCGGTTATTTATGGATGTGTAGGAACTAAAATTTATTACTCTAATAATGATGGTACAAATTGGTATACTTATACTAGCCCTAAAGGAAGTGTAACAGATATTGCTGTAGATCCAAATTTATCGAATGTTATTTATTATACTACAAATAATGCTACTACAACAGGAGGAAGAGTTTTTAAATTAGATGTAAATACTGCTACAACTACAGATATTTCAGGGACATTGCCTAAAATTGCATTCAGATCGATAGCTATTGAATCTACAACGGGAAAAATATATGCAGCAGGTAATATAGGAGTGTATGCTTCTGCAAATAATGGAACTTCTTGGACAAATATTACATATAATTTACCATCAGTTGCTATTAATGAAATTGATATTCAGAAAAGTACTGGAAAATTGAGAGTAGCTACCTATGGAAGAGGTATTTGGACATATTCTTTATCTGCAAAAGTAGCATCAAAATTATCAAGTGAAGATGATATTAAAATCATAGACAATATAGATACTGAAAGGAACATTTTTCCTAATCCAGCTACAAATAACTTAAATATTAATATTGCTAAATATGATAATATAGCAACTATTATTATTTCAGATATTCACGGTAGAGTGGTAAATAGAATTGATAATTTAACTAAGTTGACTAATGATATCTTAGAAGTTGATATTACTACATATGAAAAAGGAGTGTATATTATACAATTCTATGATTCAAATGGAGTATTAGATTCGGCTAAATTCTTGAAAGAATAA
- a CDS encoding AI-2E family transporter, producing MTSKELSNGLLRTIFILAGVSFTLFLCYKLSTLIVYCVVSVVFSLIANPLVEFLKLKLKFKSTLAVITTLILFILFIISFILLFVPLLISQGDNLSLLDINTLENSYNEIISNIDTYLESHNINFKQLISTSDITSKINFNFIPDIFNSIINLVGNFGMGLASVLFISFFLLKEKDQAFKIFKFVLPRNQKNKILISIDKIQHLLSRYFIGLLIQLFIILVLYLIVFLIFGIENAFIIALLCAILNIIPYLGPLLGIIVASILIMISGIGQDFINETLPTTLYVLIGMFIVQLIDNNISQPIIFSKSTKSHPLEIFLVILCSGILFGVTGMIIAVPSYTALKVIGKEFLPDNRIIKALTKNI from the coding sequence ATGACTTCAAAAGAATTATCAAACGGATTATTAAGGACTATATTTATTTTAGCAGGAGTTTCATTTACTCTCTTTTTATGCTACAAACTATCCACATTAATAGTATATTGTGTTGTATCAGTTGTTTTTTCTTTAATAGCAAACCCTTTAGTAGAGTTTTTAAAGTTGAAATTAAAATTTAAAAGCACATTAGCTGTAATCACGACACTTATTCTTTTCATCCTTTTTATTATTAGCTTTATATTATTATTTGTTCCTCTTTTAATTTCTCAAGGTGATAATTTATCTCTTTTAGATATAAATACATTAGAAAACAGTTATAATGAAATAATTAGTAATATTGACACTTATTTAGAATCTCATAATATTAATTTTAAACAATTAATATCTACTTCTGATATTACTTCAAAAATCAATTTTAATTTTATTCCAGATATTTTTAATAGTATTATAAATCTTGTAGGGAATTTTGGAATGGGTTTAGCTTCTGTTCTTTTCATCTCTTTTTTCCTTTTAAAAGAAAAAGACCAAGCATTTAAAATATTTAAATTCGTTTTACCAAGGAATCAAAAAAATAAAATTTTAATATCAATAGATAAAATTCAACATCTTCTTTCTAGATATTTTATTGGTTTACTTATACAATTATTTATAATATTAGTTCTGTATTTAATTGTTTTCTTGATATTTGGTATTGAGAATGCCTTTATTATTGCATTACTTTGTGCTATTTTAAATATTATTCCATATTTAGGTCCTTTACTTGGTATAATAGTAGCTTCAATATTAATAATGATAAGTGGAATTGGTCAGGATTTTATAAATGAAACTTTACCAACAACTCTTTATGTGTTAATAGGAATGTTTATTGTTCAATTAATTGATAATAATATCAGTCAACCTATCATCTTTTCAAAAAGTACAAAATCGCATCCATTAGAAATTTTCTTAGTCATTTTATGTTCAGGGATTTTATTTGGTGTAACAGGAATGATTATTGCTGTTCCAAGTTATACTGCTTTAAAAGTAATTGGGAAAGAATTTCTACCTGATAATAGAATTATAAAAGCTTTAACTAAAAATATTTAA
- a CDS encoding THUMP-like domain-containing protein, giving the protein MNNIELLLNNEVQDFITQNIDNNVNKLALQKNFFTSIEYPEIINQIAAKQKAKEKLPTWFATKNIIYPSKISIEQTSSEKAAKYKASIIKGKKLIDLSGGFGIDDYYFSNSFEEVFHCEINDELSTIVKHNYTQLNKKNIECFSGNSSTILENLNTTFNCIYIDPSRRNDKKGKVFLLEDCEPNVPKLLDFYFKYTSFILIKTAPILDIQAGLSELQFVKNIHIVAIENEVKELLWEIEKDYIGEITLIATNIEKDTVSSIKTIFNKTYLATFSLPELYLYEPNAALLKSGNFNAISEIFSVNKLHQHSHLYTSNNKISFPGRSFKVNKIIPFQKKEIKDEIVNSKMNVSTRNFPLKPEEIKKKYKIKDGGTVFAFFTTNINNDKIILLCSKI; this is encoded by the coding sequence ATGAATAACATAGAATTATTATTAAATAATGAAGTTCAGGATTTCATTACTCAGAATATCGATAATAATGTAAATAAACTTGCCTTACAAAAAAATTTTTTTACTTCTATTGAATATCCTGAAATAATAAATCAGATTGCAGCAAAACAAAAAGCAAAAGAAAAATTACCCACTTGGTTTGCTACAAAAAATATTATATATCCTTCAAAAATATCAATTGAACAAACTTCATCTGAAAAAGCTGCAAAATACAAAGCATCAATCATTAAAGGAAAAAAATTGATTGATTTATCTGGCGGTTTTGGAATAGATGATTATTACTTTTCAAATTCTTTTGAAGAAGTTTTTCATTGTGAGATAAACGATGAACTTTCAACTATTGTAAAACATAATTATACACAATTAAATAAAAAAAATATTGAATGCTTTTCTGGTAATAGCTCAACAATATTAGAAAATTTAAATACAACTTTTAATTGCATATATATTGATCCTTCTAGACGGAATGATAAAAAAGGAAAAGTTTTTCTTTTGGAAGATTGTGAGCCAAATGTTCCTAAATTATTAGATTTTTATTTTAAATATACTTCTTTTATTTTAATTAAAACAGCTCCAATATTAGATATTCAAGCTGGTTTATCTGAATTACAATTTGTTAAAAATATTCATATTGTTGCAATTGAAAATGAGGTAAAAGAATTACTTTGGGAAATTGAGAAAGACTACATAGGAGAGATAACCTTAATTGCTACAAATATTGAAAAAGACACTGTTTCGAGTATCAAAACAATTTTCAACAAAACTTATTTAGCTACTTTTTCATTACCTGAACTTTATCTATACGAACCAAATGCTGCTCTTTTAAAATCTGGAAATTTTAATGCTATATCTGAAATTTTTAGTGTTAATAAATTACATCAACATTCTCATTTATACACTTCAAATAACAAAATTTCTTTTCCAGGAAGGTCTTTTAAGGTTAATAAAATAATTCCTTTTCAAAAGAAAGAAATTAAAGATGAAATTGTGAATTCGAAAATGAATGTATCAACACGAAATTTCCCATTAAAACCTGAAGAAATAAAGAAAAAATATAAAATTAAAGATGGTGGAACAGTTTTTGCTTTTTTTACAACAAACATTAATAACGATAAAATAATCTTACTTTGCTCTAAAATATAA